The following are encoded in a window of Deltaproteobacteria bacterium genomic DNA:
- the topA gene encoding type I DNA topoisomerase, which produces MSSNSLIIVESPTKARTIVKFLGKGFVVKASNGHIRDLPNNASEIPPTLKKEPWARLGINVDANFEAIYVVPKSKKQNVKDLKDALKNAQVVFLATDEDREGESISWHLVQTLKPKVPIKRLVFHEITKEAIQQALNSPRDIDENLVRAQETRRIIDRLFGYEVSPLLWKKIASKLSAGRVQSVTIRLLVERENERMKFRMASFWGIKAEFAKPSTGETFQAQLTHIKDKRVATGKDFDPNTGQLLKADSIIALDINAARELVESIKTASAVISSVEEKPYTTKPQPPFVTSTLQQEANRKFRLSAKATMGIAQRLYENGFITYMRTDSTTLSEEALGASRALIKEHYGNDYLPPAPRVYKTQVKNAQEAHEAIRPAGANFASQDQVGKELGEEAAKLYDLIWKRTVASQMTDAYGKHIGVSIECNGLTFRASGKTIEFPGFLRAYVEGSDDPDAKLADQEKLLPVLNKGEHLDKRKIDSTEHHTQPPARYTEGTLIKELERRGIGRPSTWASIVDVILSRSYAVRRQTALVPTFTAMAVVNLLEKHFTHLLDYEFTARLEDDLDAISRGEAENIRYLSDFYFGNSHFGLKTLVEQGEKSIDPRDVCGIPISSNDGTPSANLEVRIGRWGPFLTDGTRRAGLPEDIAPDELTPDKAAEILAQSVQEAESLGNDPQTNEPVFLKNGRFGPYVQLGEQIKGGPKPKMASLLAGMKPEEITLDTALKLLSLPRTLGENPGTKEPILAASGRYGPYIKCGTETRSIPTDLATPIDITYDQALELLSQPKKGRSSRGAKVLRELGENPLTKAPIVLKSGIYGPYVTDGTTNASLAKSMNVDELTLEQALELIEARVSNEGETKGKPKKAATTRKKTKSDKDK; this is translated from the coding sequence TGTGCCAAAATCCAAGAAGCAAAATGTTAAAGATTTAAAAGATGCCCTGAAGAACGCCCAAGTCGTATTCCTAGCAACTGACGAAGACCGAGAGGGCGAATCTATTAGCTGGCACCTCGTCCAGACACTAAAGCCCAAAGTCCCGATTAAGAGACTCGTGTTTCATGAAATAACAAAGGAAGCGATTCAGCAGGCGCTCAATTCGCCCAGAGATATAGATGAAAATTTAGTACGAGCACAGGAAACTAGGCGAATTATAGATCGGCTCTTTGGTTATGAGGTAAGCCCATTGCTGTGGAAAAAAATCGCCTCAAAACTAAGCGCAGGCCGAGTCCAGAGCGTAACGATTCGCTTGCTGGTCGAGCGAGAAAACGAGCGCATGAAGTTTCGCATGGCGAGCTTCTGGGGAATTAAGGCCGAATTTGCAAAACCTTCTACCGGCGAAACGTTCCAGGCGCAACTTACCCATATTAAGGACAAACGCGTAGCTACAGGAAAGGATTTTGATCCAAACACGGGGCAACTCCTAAAAGCTGATAGCATCATTGCACTCGATATCAATGCAGCCCGCGAGCTCGTAGAATCGATTAAGACAGCATCGGCAGTTATATCAAGCGTTGAGGAGAAACCCTATACTACCAAACCTCAACCCCCATTTGTAACAAGCACGCTACAACAAGAGGCAAACCGAAAATTTCGCCTCTCTGCGAAAGCAACTATGGGGATCGCGCAACGTCTGTACGAAAACGGTTTTATCACTTACATGCGTACAGATTCTACTACTTTATCGGAAGAAGCCTTGGGTGCTAGCCGCGCCCTCATTAAAGAGCATTACGGCAATGATTACCTTCCCCCTGCTCCACGAGTCTATAAGACGCAGGTTAAGAATGCTCAGGAGGCGCACGAAGCCATTCGTCCAGCGGGTGCCAACTTTGCAAGCCAAGATCAAGTTGGGAAAGAACTGGGCGAGGAAGCGGCAAAACTTTACGATCTCATCTGGAAAAGGACTGTTGCGAGTCAGATGACTGATGCGTATGGCAAACACATAGGCGTTAGCATAGAATGCAATGGGTTAACATTTCGGGCGTCTGGTAAGACAATAGAGTTTCCTGGTTTCCTGCGTGCATACGTCGAAGGCTCAGACGATCCAGATGCAAAACTTGCAGATCAAGAAAAACTCCTTCCCGTTCTTAACAAGGGCGAACATCTAGACAAGAGAAAGATTGACTCTACCGAGCATCACACTCAGCCGCCAGCCCGTTATACTGAAGGGACTCTAATTAAGGAACTTGAGAGAAGAGGAATTGGAAGACCGAGCACATGGGCTTCCATCGTCGATGTCATTTTGTCTCGTTCCTATGCAGTAAGACGCCAAACTGCCTTGGTTCCAACGTTTACGGCTATGGCCGTAGTGAACCTGTTAGAAAAACACTTTACCCATTTGCTGGATTACGAATTTACAGCGCGTTTAGAAGATGACCTCGATGCCATTTCCCGCGGCGAAGCTGAAAACATTCGCTATCTAAGTGATTTTTATTTTGGCAATTCGCATTTCGGATTAAAAACGCTAGTAGAGCAAGGCGAGAAATCAATCGATCCGCGCGATGTCTGCGGAATCCCAATATCTTCTAACGACGGCACACCTAGCGCGAATCTCGAAGTAAGAATTGGTCGCTGGGGCCCATTCCTAACAGATGGAACGCGCAGGGCCGGCTTGCCAGAAGATATCGCACCAGACGAATTGACGCCGGACAAAGCTGCTGAAATATTGGCACAGTCTGTACAAGAAGCAGAATCCTTAGGCAATGACCCTCAAACAAATGAACCAGTGTTTTTGAAAAACGGCCGATTTGGCCCCTATGTTCAACTTGGCGAACAAATTAAGGGCGGCCCAAAGCCTAAAATGGCTTCATTGCTCGCCGGCATGAAGCCAGAGGAAATTACGCTAGATACCGCTCTTAAGCTGTTATCGCTGCCGAGAACTCTTGGAGAGAACCCAGGCACCAAGGAACCTATTCTTGCAGCAAGCGGCCGCTACGGCCCATATATCAAGTGCGGAACAGAGACGCGCTCTATACCTACAGATCTTGCCACCCCAATTGATATCACTTATGATCAAGCCCTAGAGCTCCTTAGTCAACCTAAGAAGGGTCGCTCTAGTAGAGGAGCAAAGGTGCTTAGAGAGCTCGGTGAAAATCCACTTACCAAAGCTCCGATAGTTTTAAAAAGCGGCATTTACGGGCCTTACGTTACCGATGGCACGACGAATGCATCGCTTGCTAAAAGCATGAACGTAGATGAGCTTACCTTGGAGCAGGCATTGGAGCTAATTGAAGCACGGGTTTCAAATGAAGGCGAAACTAAGGGAAAGCCTAAGAAGGCAGCGACTACGCGAAAAAAGACAAAGTCAGATAAAGATAAATAA